Below is a genomic region from Pirellulales bacterium.
TTCACTTCGCCGAAGGCAGCCCGGCCGAGCAGGTCGAGGCCGCCGAGTTCGCCATCCGCTGGGAAGGCTCGCTGTTGGCCCTCGACACGGGCGACTACGAGTTCAACATCCAGACCGAAAACGGCGCCCGGCTGTGGGTCAACGACCCGTCGCGTCCGTTGATCGACGCCTGGGTCCGGTCCGGCAGCGACCGCCACCACCGCGAAACGATTCACCTCTTGGGCGGCCGGGCGTATCCACTGAAGCTGGAGTTCTTCAAGTCGAAAGACGACAAGACCACGACCACGGCGTCGATCGCCTTGATGTGGAAGCCGCCGCACCGCGTGGAAGAAGCCGTCCCCGATCGGCAGTTGTCGCCGAACCGTTTTCCGCCGTTGCTGGTGGTGCAAACGCCGTTTCCGCCCGACGACCGCAGCACGGGATACGAACGCGGCACGTCGATCTCCAAAGCCTGGGACCAGGCAGAGACCTACGCGGCGATTGAAACGGCCGACTACGTCGTCGCGCGTCTGGAACGGCTGAGCGGCGTCAAAGACGATGCCCCGGACCGCGTCGATCGCGTGCGCGAGTTCTGTCGCCAGTTTGCTCAGCGGGCGTTCCGCAGGCCGTTGACCGACGAACAGCGGGTCTTCTTCGTCGACCGGCACTTCGAGGGCGGCGACCTAAACACGGCCGTCAAAAAGGTGGTGCTGCTGGCGCTCAAGTCGCCGCGGTTCCTCTACCGCGAGATCAATGCGGGCAGTTTCGACGCCTTCGATGCGGCCAGCCGAATTTCGTTCGCCTTGTGGGACTCGATGCCCGACCAGCCGCTTTACGATGCGGCCGCCAACGGCCGGCTTGCCACGCCGGAACAAATAACCCAGCAGGCCCAACGCATGGTCGACGACCTGCGCACGCGGGCCAAGCTGCGGAAGTTTTTCCACCAGTGGCTCAGAATCGACCAACTCGACGATCTGCGGAAAGACGGCGCGCTGTTCCCCGACTTCAATGAAGCGGTCTTGGCCGATCTCCGCACCTCGCTCGATCTGTTTCTCGACGACGTAGTTTGGAGCGAAGCGTCCGACTTCCGTCAACTTCTGCTGGCCGACTACCTCTATCTCAATGGCCGGTTGGCCTCGCTGTATGGCGGCAACCTGCCGGCCGACGCGCCGTTTCAAAAGGTCGTGCTCGACGGCAACCAGTCCAACGGCAGGCGTGAGCGTGCCGGTAATGTCGTGTCAGGAGGACTGGCGTACGATGAACGAACGGTGGCTGCGCCGCCGGAGGACCGAGCGGGCATCGTCAGCCATCCGCTTTTGATGGCGCGGTTCGCCTACCATGCGACCAGCTCGCCGATCCATCGGGGGGTATTCATCGTTCGCAGCCTGCTGGGTCGGCAGCTTCGCCCGCCGCCCGAAGCAGTCGCCCCGCTAAGTCCCGATTTGCACCCCGAAATGACCACCCGCGAGCGTGTGACGCTGCAA
It encodes:
- a CDS encoding DUF1592 domain-containing protein, which encodes MFRVALRAGFSALRLGGLACFIAFFTIQPAIADPAAPDPPKGEQIYREQCARCHGPAGEGVKEEYGKPLIGDRPLVDLTKVIVETMPENEPEKCVGDDATQVAAYIYDAFYSKAAQARSHPPRIELARLTVRQYRETVADLLGSLTEAGRWDGERGLRAEYFNSKHFRGDKRVLERRDPKVDFHFAEGSPAEQVEAAEFAIRWEGSLLALDTGDYEFNIQTENGARLWVNDPSRPLIDAWVRSGSDRHHRETIHLLGGRAYPLKLEFFKSKDDKTTTTASIALMWKPPHRVEEAVPDRQLSPNRFPPLLVVQTPFPPDDRSTGYERGTSISKAWDQAETYAAIETADYVVARLERLSGVKDDAPDRVDRVREFCRQFAQRAFRRPLTDEQRVFFVDRHFEGGDLNTAVKKVVLLALKSPRFLYREINAGSFDAFDAASRISFALWDSMPDQPLYDAAANGRLATPEQITQQAQRMVDDLRTRAKLRKFFHQWLRIDQLDDLRKDGALFPDFNEAVLADLRTSLDLFLDDVVWSEASDFRQLLLADYLYLNGRLASLYGGNLPADAPFQKVVLDGNQSNGRRERAGNVVSGGLAYDERTVAAPPEDRAGIVSHPLLMARFAYHATSSPIHRGVFIVRSLLGRQLRPPPEAVAPLSPDLHPEMTTRERVTLQTSPASCVACHGIINPLGFPLERFDAVGRYRTEEKGRPIDDAGFYQTVTGQSVDLHGVRELATFLAASEETQAAFVEQLFHYLVKQPVRAFGPDLPERLRRSFAENGFNIRRLLVEIVTASAVK